A single genomic interval of Hevea brasiliensis isolate MT/VB/25A 57/8 chromosome 4, ASM3005281v1, whole genome shotgun sequence harbors:
- the LOC110648549 gene encoding alkaline ceramidase yields the protein MADGISSFWGPVTSADWCEKNYVYSSYIAEFFNTISNIPSILLALIGLINALRQRFEKRFSILNISNMILAIGSMLYHSTLQRMQQQGDETPMVWEMLLYFYILYSPDWHYRSTMPTFLFLYGAAFAVFHALVRFGIGFKVHYAILCLLCIPRMYKYYIYTKDVSAKRLAKLYVGTIFLGSLCWLLDRILCSDISQWYFNPQGHALWHVFMGFNSYFANTFLMFCRAQQLGWNPKVVHFMGFFPYVKVEKPKTQ from the exons TATGTCTATTCTTCTTATATTGCAGAGTTCTTCAATACAATATCAAATATCCCAAGCATTCTGTTGGCGCTCATTGGCCTCATAAATGCCCTAAGACAACGTTTTGAGAAGAGGTTTAGCATACTTAACATATCTAATATGATACTTGCCATTGGAAGCATGCTGTACCACAGCACCTTACAACGCAT GCAACAACAAGGTGATGAAACACCAATGGTTTGGGAAATGCTTTTGTATTTCTACATCCTTTATTCTCCAGATTGGCACTACCGTAGTACAATGCCCACCTTCTTGTTCTTATACGGGGCTGCATTTGCAGTTTTTCATGCATTGGTTCGTTTTGGAATTGGTTTTAAGGTGCACTATGCAATCCTTTGTCTTCTCTGCATACCCCGGATGTACAAATACTACATTTACACAAAGGATGTGTCCGCAAAGCGGCTTGCAAAATTATATGTGGGTACCATATTCTTGGGGAGTCTTTGTTGGCTCTTGGATCGCATTCTCTGCAGTGATATTTCTCAGTGGTACTTCAACCCACAGGGACATGCTTTATGGCATGTCTTCATGGGCTTCAATTCATATTTTGCTAACACTTTCCTGATGTTTTGCCGTGCTCAACAGTTAGGGTGGAATCCAAAAGTTGTCCACTTCATGGGTTTTTTCCCATATGTTAAGGTTGAAAAACCGAAGACCCAGTGA